TCAACAGCCGATCTGGCTGTGCCCCCCGGCCCTGATCTGCTCTCCCAAGCGCTGGTCGGCAGCCAGGTCGTGGACGACTCGGAATACGTGAACGCAGCCAACGCTGGCGTTGGCATACTTCACATCGATACTCGCAACGGCCCTGGCCTACTGCATATGGGCAACGACGAGCCGGGCAGCGTGGTGTTCATTTCGCATCCCATGCCTACGCAGAATGTCCACCTCACGCCGCCGATCACGGCGCGCACCAACGAGACGAACGCGCTGCTCGACCAGACGCCCATCATGTCCACGCTGGAGAGTCCCAGAGGCATGCAGCTGCGCCGCGTTTCGCCGCTGGTCGAGGGCAACCTGGAGGACAGTCTGGCCGTGATCGGCGTGACGAACGGCAGCGGCGTGCCCACCTCGCTGGAACTGCCCATAACCGTGACCAATCCGGCCATCGCATCCCGTATGGGGGCGCCCGTCGCCGAAATGCTGCAGTTCGCTCCTTTCCAGTAGGAGCGGCGGATCAGCTCAGTCCAAGAACATTTCAATTCgctttattactttttttttttttattacaccTAAGGAGTTTCAGTAAGAATTTAGAAGATGCAGCGTATGCATTTAAGTTTGAGCGGCTGGCACGGAAGCCCAATGCCCCTATTTGTTAGTTGAATTGACACGAAAATGGACTACGACGACGACATTGCGCCACGGccaatgtaaatatatttgcttaattaacCTAAGTTAGATTCGTGAACTTCACCTATCCCTTGCATTGCAAATGTACGGTAGCCAGTGGAGTTCCACTTGCAAGTAGGGATGTAATAACCATAGCATACACGCGAACAGAACGCAACAGACCAGGATAAGCTCGATCGCGAATCGATGCGCGGCACCAAAGCAACAACATAAAACGACAACCAGAACAGAATATAAGTACGCTCCTGTGTGCGGGAAGGAAGCACACTTTCGCAAGATGACCATACCATAGAAGACCATACGCCAGTCCAGTCGCTAAGCTAATGAATGTGTAAAGAGAGCCGCGAGGCGGGCGGCGGGCTGGGCAGACCAAGCTGCCCAGCTGGGGCAGCTATTTGAATAAATGCAACATGTGCAACGGGCGCACCTTGGTGTTATTGGACGgagccactgcagcagcacacTCACTCAAGCTCATGCCAGTGCCTCATCGCGACGGCCTTTCATACGTAGAGATATAGTAGTAGTAGTCGATCGATCATCTGTACAGTTTTCATTCTCAAGAACACGCAACATAGGAATTTATGAAGGAGGGATATACATATTGAGGCAGGAAATGTACGCAAATGAGAAGAAATTTTTGATaacagctttttttttgtaagaaacGACTATCTATACCTAATGAATGGAACGAATTGTCAAAACGATTTTACTTTTGTCAAATACCCCATTTTCGATTAAGTCACATAAGAAACATCAACACTAACTTACTTTTGTCAACAAATAATCCAAAAGAATGGAACAAACTGTCAAAACGATTTCGCTTTTGTcaaatacttttaattaagacACATCAGAAACATCAACACTATTTTACTTTTGTCAACCAATAATCCACAAGTGTTGAATTAAGTATTAACTATAATATCCTACAAGAATCGGATCCTGAATCCCGAAAGCCTGAATATGTATACacttcatatttttatttttgtaaaccAAAAACTGCGAaccttataaatatattttgcattccTTTTCGTTTTGGAAACTGCAATTAAAACGCGATTTGTGTTTTTAGTTTGGTTGTTTCCTTTATTGAGTTTTAACAATTGCATGATGACTTTGCATTACAATTCGCTTAACTATTAATAACAATTGCTTTCATAGCACTTGTGTATTTCTCTCTTGGTTTGAATAAGTTTTACTTGCGTTCTGTTtagaattaaattattgtaacCGTTGCACTCAACTTTCCACTTTTCACACGTTTTGCCGCGAATTTGACAaaatttgctttcttttcttttttaagagGGTCGGCTGCACGCTGCACAGCACAAGGAGCTCACTTAACTCAACTGAACTCAACTCAAGGGGCTAAACAAATTAGAGAATtaataatcaataaattaGTTAAGAATATCCTTTTGCATACGaattatataaacaataataactcAAGGTGTTGGCTGGATGGCGACAAAAATACTTTACTATCGCAAGTAAAATTGGCAATTTAACGAATTTTAACGCTTGCAAGTTTGGCctaagcaaattaaataatatacctAGGTATTCGAACATAAAATACTTTAGGTAGTGTTAGCTATATagaaattttgttgttgtttacgGGGCGAGGGGTGCGCTGGCACGATTTGTAAAAGGTTAAACGTAGGAAACTTTCGGCAAAGTTTAGtgagtgttgttgttgctgttgtggttgttgctgctgctgctagatatttttttttggtttggggCGAGTGTTTAATTGCTGTTGTTCATACTGCATCATCCTCCTCTGCGCAATATTCCTGGCGTAGTTCTCTGCTCTGTTCTCATCGGTTGTTGTTATGGTTGGCGATACTTGCTACAGCTTATGCGGATGGTCCGTGATCCGTCGTCTACAGCTTGGCGCAGATCTCGTTCGTGAACTCGGAGCACTTGGCACGGCCGCCCAGATCGCCGGTGAGGTACTTGCCCTCCTTGATGGTCTCGAAGGCGGCACGCTCGATTTTATCGGCGTACGTGTTGAGCTCCATGTGGCGCAGCATCATGACCGCCGACAGCAACAGGGCAGTGGGATTGGCCAGATCCTTGCCGGCAATATCGGGGGCGGTGCCGTGCACGGACTCGAACAGGGCACCGTTCAGGCCCATGTTGCCGGAGGGCGTCAGGCCGAGGCCGCCCACCAAACCGGCGCACATGTCAGACAGAATATCACCGTACAGATTGGGCATGACCTGGCGAAGGAGACGGCATTAGCTTAGCGCCGATACTATACTTTGGCGACTGGGTAATTCGACTCACCAGCACGTCGTATTTTCCGGGGTTCTGGACCATGTTCAGGCACACCGTATCCAGATACTTCTCTTCGAACTGGATTTCGGGGAACTTCTGGGCCATGTCGCGGACGCAGCGCAGGAAGAGGCCATCGGACATGCGCCTGTGGGAAGGTAGGAAGATTagtttctaaaaaaaaaagtacaagtACTTCTCGTGGCCCACTTACATAATGTTCGCCTTGTGCACCACGGTGACCTTCTTGcggttgttgttcttggcgTACTGGAAGGCGTACTCGGCCACACGCTTGGAGGCCTCCTCGGTGATCAGCTTGATGCTCTGGACGACGCCGTCGACGATCTCGTGCTCGATGCCGGAGTACTCGCCCTCGGTGTTCTCGCGGATGGTGACCACGTCCACATCGTCGTACAGCGTCTTGTAGCCCTCGAGACTGCGGCAGGGACGCACGTTGGCGTACAGATTGAACTCCTTGCGCAGAGCCAGATTCAGAGACCGATGGCCCTTGCCCACGGGCGTCATCAGAGGACCCTTCAGGCCGATCTTGTTCGTGTTCACCGAGTCAATGGCGGCCTGTGGGATGCCGAACTTTCCGTCGGGTCCCTGTTTACATGTCACACAAAAATGAGCAATTAATGGGCTATGTTTttctgatttaatttttatttaatttagattttgttaaaaaaaaaataaataattaaagctagctagcaaattatttatatatgagttttttttttgggtctaATACTAATTCGCAAACTaatatttggcaaaaatattgcatGCATTCGAATCCATTGATTTGGCATTTATATCGaatatatgcaaatggaaTGTTAACTATAGCCGCTGgttgcatttcaaatttacCGCCCAACCGTAGTTGCCACCTGTTGTCAAACGGCCATGCGCTACGAAGGCGATGGCGCTCAACTTGGATTTGAAATGGCAAGTTGAACAACTAACTCTTGCTGGGATTACGACACTTACCCGGACGGGGGTCACGTCCACGGCCTCCCACTCGATGGGCACATTGGCGGCGGTGAAGATCTTCTGCACGGCCGCAGAGATCTCGGGTCCGATGCCATCGCCAGGGATGAGGGTGACTTTCTTGGTGCCGGAGGAGTAGGACCGGCTGGCGGCGGGAGTCGCGTTGACCTGGAAAATAGCGAGACCATAGGCGGGTTACAGAGTGGTCTGCAGAAATGGCATGCAAGAAAACGCATAgatgggcagcagcagcagcagcatctagCGGGATTACATAAGTGCCCATGCCAAACAACAAATCCCGTCCGCCTTCCCCCCGTGCCAAACAGTTCGTCGCGTTGAGGTTAGAGTGCACAAATGATTCCCACGGCGCTGATAAGGCCGCAAATCAGGGCCCAATCTCGGTAACTGCTATTTTTCCGCCACTCGAGGAGGGGGTGGGATTCTCGAGGGGCTGAGCAACCCGCCCTGCCCGCCGTTATCGATATCTCGGCCACGCAACgagggagcgagagagagagtgttATGTAAAGTGAATGCGAATTCTAATGCTGTGCTCTTTTCGTTTTCGCCGGACGGACAGCTGATGTcctggcggaggaggtggtggcccCCACTGCGGATCCCGGATGGCTCcgtcgctgccgccgctgttATGGAACCAACCTGGCTCACTGCTGGCGTCGCAGTCACCGCCGGAGCATCACGCGCTGCAATCAAACCCAGTTGATTGAGCTGCAAGTGTTTTGCGTAAtgtgttgttgtcgttggGAATCGCAGATCATTGGATCGGTGGTTTGCAGGGTTGGTTAGCGGGCGTGGAGTTGGAGGACAGGAGCGTCGGACGAGAAACAAAATCGCAATGTTAGTGGTAGTTGGCCAgtattttttggccagcacgtAATCAACTGCTGTCCTGCAGAATTGGTTTGGTCGCTGTATGGCGGGGGAAGAGACGCGACGCGGGGCGGGTAAAGTCGCTTAAGTCTAAACGGGTCTTACAATTTTCTGTATGAATCTAGCAGCCATTGCGATGGATCGGTTTTTGCACTGATTCCTGCCGTATATTATATAGAAAAAAGTCTGTCTTTTTAGTCTGCGCCCGCCGTAGTCGCCACCTTGCGGAAAACTGGCGAATCTGCGGTATATCGGCCGATAGGCATGCGGGGGCAGCGGCGTTGCCACCTGGACTGCGCTCAGATGGGGGTGGAATTACAAATCACCGATATCCGCGCTTTTGTATGCACTGGCTTGCATCAGGCACATAATTGATGTATCAGCATGATATGTTTGGCGTTAAACCACATTAAAGTTGGCTGTGGATAAACAGATGTCGAATATCGATTTCGTCTGCCCGAAATTCAGTACAGCCTGACGTGTGGCATCCCTGTGCAGGGCACAAGCGAAATATCGAAGCGGCGTAATCGATAGTTTGTGTATCCTTTGCAACCGTGGCTGCTACAGCCAcagtttaaattaatttgagcATTCGCTCAGTTTTTCTGCCGTATATTCTAGAAACAGTGCTGAGAGTGTGCATTAAAAAGGGGAAAGCGAAGCCGTTTCTCGATCTCCAACGAAAACGGGGATAGGATAATCCAAGGGGCCGCCTGCCGAGGACCCAGGCGAGGGCAAAAAATCGGATCAACCGACAGACAAAGCTGAACTGCGGTCGTCGCCGACAAAGTGCGCTGTGCCCACGGACGACCAGAGAGAATCGGTACGCGAGTGAGTTTTTTTTTCCGCGTTTCAGTTTGGATTTCAGTTACCTGCGCGCAACAACTCCGCTGGCCAGCCGTTCGCAACGTTCCGTAACTGAAGTTTCTGGACAAGAGTACCCATTTCCAGTAGCCCCAGCTCCGCGTCCGGCAGGCCGAACTGCGTAAGCGGGCGAAAACGGTGCGTGCAGTGAGATCCGTGTGGCAGCGTCTTCGTTTGTGTGCTTGTGGGGCACCAGAGTACCAGGTAGGCGTCCTCCGAGTCCCTCCGAGTCCCTCCGTGTGCCTCCGCCCAGCCAGATTCGGATTCCTGCATCCAAATCCAAAATGCATTGCCGTTTCCAAACTCAGCTGGCTTGGCTCTCACCCATACACCTATGCACGCGTCGCTCGCACACGCAATACACGCGCATACGCTCACACGGACGCACGCACACTTATGTATCTGTTTGACAGCGCACTTCTGCGCTCGTTGCGGGAAAGTGCCTCTCGCCAAGCGCACACTCTCGACGAACGCGGTGCAGAGTTTCTATTTGCTGGATTTTTCATCCGGAGAGCAGAGTATCTGTGTCCGAATCATTCGTTAACACATGTCCCCACTGTTATTGCAGCTCCGCAGTGCTCGTGTTCGCTAGTGCACGTGTTTGACCAAAGCTACCATCCTGGAGAAGCATAACAAGCGCGCCCAGCTCATCCGGGACAAGATGGTGTTGGCGGAGCGCAACACCACGGATGTGGTGCGCAACGGGCGTCGTTCGCGCGGCCCCAGTCCCAACACGCACACCACGGGCGGCGTCACCAACAGCGCCAGCCTCGtgggcagcggcaacaacagcggcaacgCTGGGAACGCCAATGCGAACGAGAAGACCACAGCTGTGCCAGGTGCAGGCACGCCGGAGAGCTCCGACGACGACAACTGTAAGTGAAACGCCTCGGAATTACCTTCCTGCCACTTCAGCCCACTTATCTGTACCTTCTCCCTTTTCCAGCCACCAAACGGAATGGCAAGAGCAAGGCCAAGCAGTCTGAGTACGAAGGTGAGTAGCTGGAGGCTTTGTCCGCACGATGTGGTCTTTAAACAAATGTCTATTTCACAGAGAAAATCCGCGTTGGGCGAGACTACCAGGCGGTTTGTCCGCCGCTCGTTGCGGAGGCGGAGCGCCGCCCGGAACAAATGAACGAACGCGCCCTCCTCGTCTGGtcgcccaccaaggagatCCCCGACCTGAAATGTACGTATTAGTGCCTTACTTCCCCTTTGATCTCTGGGTTGTGCCATCGAATAGAATACTAAGACACGTATTGTCACCTTGCAGTGGAGGAGTACATCTCGGTGGCCAAGGAAAAGTACGGCTACAACGGCGAACAGGCATTGGGCATGCTGTTCTGGCACAAACACGATCTGGAGCGTGCCGTAATGGACCTGGCCAACTTCACGCCCTTCCCGGACGAGTGGACCATCGAGGACAAGGTGCTGTTCGAACAGGCCTTCCAGTTCCACGGGAAGAGCTTCCACCGCATCCGCCAGATGGTGAGTGAGCCGCGCATATTGTTTTGAACCGCCTAAATACAATCGAAACTCCGACCACAGCTGCCAGACAAATCCATCGCCAGTTTGGTCAAGTACTACTACTCGTGGAAGAAGACGCGTCACCGCAGCAGCGCCATGGACCGCCAAGAGAAGGCCATCAAGGCGGTGGTCAAGGATGGCTCCGAGAACGGCAGCGAGGTGGGCAGCAACGAGGAGTCTGATAACGATGACAAGGTAATTATCTGTTAGAACTAGCTAAGCGAAAAGCCAAGAGATCCCTTCCACAATCCCCccacaaacacgcacacacatacacacacttcGCTCATCCACACACAATCGCTTCGAATTGTTTTAAACTTCGAAAACACAAACCACATCCAAAAAGAGACGGCTCCTTCGCCTCTCCCCGTAGATCCACGTCCCCTGGCGCCTCCAGGAATCGCCAAAGTAGGCAGCTTTTACCGCAAAGAATCGCATCACAAAGAGAATGTAGACTACTTCTATTAGGGCTAGTATAACGTATGTAAATCTAGGCTAAGGCTACTGGAATTGGTTATCATTGTGCCCCAAAGTAATTGTGTAAGATTGTCCACGACAAAGGATTGTGATTAggctatgcaaatgtatattaaaatgtattcttTACTCCGCCAAGGGGTTACATGGGTGGCACAAGCCGAAATCGGTCGCCTTTAAAAGGATATTTTCAAGACCACTCTTTCACTGGACACATTTTCGCTGATATCTATGGAAACCGAACAATTAGATTTAAATTAAGACAAAACCACACTTGCACTTAGccgatgaaaacaaaacaatcagcATAACTTGAATATGTGTAAAATCTGATTACATTTCGATTTAGTTTCCGTATCTGCGCAAGTACTGATTAGGCATTTTATTGTACTTAAATGACATAAATTGTTGGGTAACCCATGTAACCCCTTAAGTGCAAACTTTTGAGTGTATCCAGGCGCGGGGAAACTGAGGAGCCGCTACAATGGTTCTCAAATCCTTTCAATCAGCCTTGTTTTGCACTAAGAAGCTGTGATCAGTAGCCGTCTGCTTGTTGAACCACAAGGCTAAAAGAGAGGCGGGATTGACAGAATATCGGGCTAATCCCCGACTTGCCAATGGTTGGTGGTGTGGACTGTACCTGTTCCCCCAGGGATCCCTCTGCATTTTCAGCCAGCGATGTATGTCGTTTTGAAAATCTGGTTCGTTATTTTTCAGATAATCGCCGTGCCTGCACACATCTCATAACATTTTCAATCACTACCCACACACAAACGAAtaccaaaaacaataattgaCCAGCATCCATAAGAATTAAACGCAGTAATGATACGATTTTGTTCGCACACCGCAGAGATTGCGCCGCACACACTTGCGAATTAATATGTATTCCGCGAAGGTTGGCCTGATTTGGTTGGTTTGGTTGCCTGCAGGAGTTCTTTGCATCGCGTTGAATCGCCAAATCAGGTTGACTGACACTCGACTAGGGCATAGCAACAACCAGATTGTTCTTTGCTCACACACAACACGTACACCTATATAAATAGTATAtacaacttaaaatatttttttttaattattataaatagaatcgtaaattattaaacttaaaatagttatttatataacgagattgattaatttaaacaaagcaaagccCAAAAAGTTTGTACATTcatccatacatacatagttgTATACCGTGAGTGGAAAGAAAGGAGAAATGCAAACACTCGTTTCTATTCCCAAACTCATCCTGCCACAGACGATAATCATAATGGATCACAACACCTAATGCTAAGCCTAAGAAATGCATATCTTGTTTGCGAAGAGATTAAACAACaacccaaaaaccaacaacttATATGTGTTTCTTATTCATAGagattcgtttcgtttcgcctttccgtttctgtttctgtttccattaaaattttttgtttcccAATCGCTCATCCTCATCCAACGACATAAACCCACACATTGCCCCACAACAATCTATGTATAATCTATGTATCTATCGCTATGTACACATTTATGCCTTAAGTTTCCACCTTTATCACTGCACCACTTTGAAACTTGATCCCTCTTTCCCTGCTCGAACTAATCAGCCATGTCCACTGATCTCCGGCGTCCTTGGCTAGCGAATATGTCTGGCTAAATCGAACCAAATGCGTAATATACTTTTAAGGACCCACCCACTTCACCTAAACATAAGACACTTGCTAGAAAGCGAACCCACGACATTAGTGCTTGATGCCCTCGATACACAGGCATCCTGTAGAGAAACCTCTGGATCTGGCTCCATACTGTGACAAATGCATCCCATTCAGATATACTCGGCAGCGGCGGGATGGGTGTTCTAGGGAATAATCATGACTGGGATGGGTTAGGAGGAATATTGGGCTGTGGGGATGTTGGGATGAGAGAGCGTGGCAAAGCATCGATTGAAGTGCAGTTGGTGAGATTAGGAATTGACCCGgagaacagcaacaaacaaccCAAATGCAATCTTGTACTTGTTTAAGTGTGTTACCAACTGAActaaagcaacaaccacatacattttttttctcttctcTTTGCATTCACGGTACGAACAAACCAAATCCAACAATCAAAACACACCatattataaacaataacCCCATCTGAAAATGTCCGAAACCGAACGAACCGAAACCTAACGAAACGAACTGCCAATAACCAATGTCGAAcccaaattaaatgcaaaaccccaatcgaatcgaatcgtaTAATACCCTGTGTTGCTCGGTGTCCATTCGCAAAACGTGCCTCGCATTCAAAACGattgttgctgcaactgcaaccgcCATTTGGAATGCACTTGCGGATGAAATCCTGGCTGGGCAGAAGGGGCATGGCACCACTAGCACCACAAATACCATCGACGCCACCACGACCTCAACCAACAACACCACCAATTCCAACACCACTTCCCCCGCAAACACCATTGCCAACACAATcaacagcaaccacagcagcagcagcggcggcggcggcggtggcaacatcaacaacaacgggGAGGAGAACATCCAGGGCGTCGGCGgaagcaacaccagcaacacgAGCAACAACGACACGGACGCCGAGCAGTTGTCCCTCTTCGCCGGAAACGCCCAGATCGAGGAGATGCTGGCACTCGGCCTAACCGCCGATAGAGCCATCGGCGCCAatggcggcaacaacaacaacggcgagATGGGCGGCGATCCCGGCCTAATGCGACGCATGGTGGTGGGAGGATTTTGCAAGATTTGCAACGTGGTCTGCCATGTGCTGCACGACTCGCCGCTGGGGCGCATGTGCAAGAGCTGTCACACCCACTGGAGGTAGATATATGACGCCAGCGCCGGATGTTAACCA
This Drosophila simulans strain w501 chromosome X, Prin_Dsim_3.1, whole genome shotgun sequence DNA region includes the following protein-coding sequences:
- the LOC6726451 gene encoding probable isocitrate dehydrogenase [NAD] subunit alpha, mitochondrial isoform X1 yields the protein MAARFIQKILNQLGLIAARDAPAVTATPAVSQVNATPAASRSYSSGTKKVTLIPGDGIGPEISAAVQKIFTAANVPIEWEAVDVTPVRGPDGKFGIPQAAIDSVNTNKIGLKGPLMTPVGKGHRSLNLALRKEFNLYANVRPCRSLEGYKTLYDDVDVVTIRENTEGEYSGIEHEIVDGVVQSIKLITEEASKRVAEYAFQYAKNNNRKKVTVVHKANIMRMSDGLFLRCVRDMAQKFPEIQFEEKYLDTVCLNMVQNPGKYDVLVMPNLYGDILSDMCAGLVGGLGLTPSGNMGLNGALFESVHGTAPDIAGKDLANPTALLLSAVMMLRHMELNTYADKIERAAFETIKEGKYLTGDLGGRAKCSEFTNEICAKL
- the LOC6726452 gene encoding REST corepressor isoform X3, which translates into the protein MVLAERNTTDVVRNGRRSRGPSPNTHTTGGVTNSASLVGSGNNSGNAGNANANEKTTAVPGAGTPESSDDDNSTKRNGKSKAKQSEYEEKIRVGRDYQAVCPPLVAEAERRPEQMNERALLVWSPTKEIPDLKLEEYISVAKEKYGYNGEQALGMLFWHKHDLERAVMDLANFTPFPDEWTIEDKVLFEQAFQFHGKSFHRIRQMLPDKSIASLVKYYYSWKKTRHRSSAMDRQEKAIKAVVKDGSENGSEVGSNEESDNDDKIIAVPAHIS
- the LOC6726451 gene encoding probable isocitrate dehydrogenase [NAD] subunit alpha, mitochondrial isoform X2, encoding MAARFIQKIVNATPAASRSYSSGTKKVTLIPGDGIGPEISAAVQKIFTAANVPIEWEAVDVTPVRGPDGKFGIPQAAIDSVNTNKIGLKGPLMTPVGKGHRSLNLALRKEFNLYANVRPCRSLEGYKTLYDDVDVVTIRENTEGEYSGIEHEIVDGVVQSIKLITEEASKRVAEYAFQYAKNNNRKKVTVVHKANIMRMSDGLFLRCVRDMAQKFPEIQFEEKYLDTVCLNMVQNPGKYDVLVMPNLYGDILSDMCAGLVGGLGLTPSGNMGLNGALFESVHGTAPDIAGKDLANPTALLLSAVMMLRHMELNTYADKIERAAFETIKEGKYLTGDLGGRAKCSEFTNEICAKL
- the LOC6726452 gene encoding REST corepressor isoform X1, translated to MVLAERNTTDVVRNGRRSRGPSPNTHTTGGVTNSASLVGSGNNSGNAGNANANEKTTAVPGAGTPESSDDDNSTKRNGKSKAKQSEYEEKIRVGRDYQAVCPPLVAEAERRPEQMNERALLVWSPTKEIPDLKLEEYISVAKEKYGYNGEQALGMLFWHKHDLERAVMDLANFTPFPDEWTIEDKVLFEQAFQFHGKSFHRIRQMLPDKSIASLVKYYYSWKKTRHRSSAMDRQEKAIKAVVKDGSENGSEVGSNEESDNDDKKGHGTTSTTNTIDATTTSTNNTTNSNTTSPANTIANTINSNHSSSSGGGGGGNINNNGEENIQGVGGSNTSNTSNNDTDAEQLSLFAGNAQIEEMLALGLTADRAIGANGGNNNNGEMGGDPGLMRRMVVGGFCKICNVVCHVLHDSPLGRMCKSCHTHWRRTGNRRPISGPEGNAPRRSTHNCAATADRSKRKPPKGMYINHDDLTALASCRNPSLYLAERERKLTALMAEIQKNRQVMEQLDKECETINVDDVLSKPAAANTESAQPRISARWLPDEIQVALLAIREYGKNFPMIAKLVATKTEAHVRTFYLNNRRRYNLDQIVKEYEAGKSEESGAEEQTEPAGDAAAAGGATASAPSAADSTSATSATADRKQSTENSNNGVEAVQESSPKKEDPKKPELAAAVPKVGAAEAVDTVATVASSTATGVSAAATSASKPSTSATITIIDESDTATNSSSDVVTTGLAAATGLSALSSTTSAPAPKSQTSSEELSAQKSNPASGTAATGAATGGGQTANSASKRDSSALPVAEQPPAKKIALSSAGGSSGGGSSVAEFLAN